The following are encoded together in the Mesoterricola sediminis genome:
- a CDS encoding CTP synthase has product MTKFVFVTGGVLSSLGKGIAAASLGALLEARGLKVTLMKMDPYLNVDPGTMSPFQHGEVFVTDDGAETDLDLGHYERFTSVPTSRNHTITTGRIYNTVIQKERRGDYLGKTVQVIPHITDEIKATMRKVAKDVDVVLVEIGGTVGDIESQPFLEAIRQFKLEAGYGNAINMHLTYVPYIKAAGELKSKPTQHSVKELRALGIQPEVLVCRADVEIPRSLKDKIAMFCSVAPDAVFSCKDATTIYEVPLNLHLEGLDAKVASLLNLPDREPDLTPWHDLLHRIRNPKGSVRIGIVGKYVEFKESYKSLIEALNHAGYGLETQVELKWIEGEELDHGQVEDFLADCHGILVPGGFGVRGTSGMIKAIRYARENRVPFFGICLGMQMASVEYARHKAGLDGADSTEFEENPRHRVIFKLRELVDVEELGGTMRLGAYPCVLKEGSQAAKAYGSTLISERHRHRYEFNQAEFRAPLEQNGLSFTGLSPDGTFVEIVEIADHPYFLGCQFHPEFKSKPLSPHPLFTAFVKASVGNRA; this is encoded by the coding sequence ATGACCAAGTTCGTGTTCGTGACCGGGGGGGTTCTCTCCAGCCTGGGCAAGGGGATCGCCGCGGCGTCCCTGGGAGCCCTGCTGGAGGCCAGGGGGCTGAAGGTCACCCTGATGAAGATGGACCCCTACCTCAACGTGGATCCGGGCACCATGAGCCCCTTCCAGCACGGGGAGGTGTTCGTCACCGACGACGGCGCCGAGACAGACCTGGACCTGGGCCACTACGAGCGCTTCACCTCGGTGCCCACCAGCCGGAACCACACCATCACCACCGGCCGGATCTACAACACGGTGATCCAGAAGGAGCGCCGGGGCGACTACCTGGGCAAGACCGTCCAGGTGATCCCGCACATCACGGACGAGATCAAGGCCACCATGCGCAAGGTCGCCAAGGACGTGGACGTCGTCCTGGTCGAGATCGGCGGCACGGTGGGCGACATCGAGAGCCAGCCCTTCCTCGAGGCCATCCGCCAGTTCAAGCTCGAGGCGGGCTACGGCAACGCCATCAACATGCACCTGACCTACGTGCCCTACATCAAGGCCGCCGGCGAGCTGAAGTCCAAGCCCACCCAGCACAGCGTCAAGGAGCTGCGGGCCCTGGGCATCCAGCCCGAGGTGCTGGTGTGCCGCGCCGACGTGGAGATCCCCCGGTCCCTCAAGGACAAGATCGCCATGTTCTGCTCCGTGGCCCCCGACGCGGTCTTCAGCTGCAAGGACGCCACCACGATCTACGAGGTGCCCCTCAACCTGCACCTGGAGGGCCTGGACGCCAAGGTGGCCTCCCTCCTCAACCTGCCGGACCGGGAGCCCGACCTCACCCCCTGGCACGACCTGCTCCACCGGATCCGCAACCCGAAGGGCAGCGTCCGCATCGGCATCGTCGGCAAGTACGTGGAGTTCAAGGAGAGCTACAAGTCCCTGATCGAGGCCCTGAACCACGCCGGCTACGGCCTGGAGACCCAGGTCGAGCTCAAGTGGATCGAGGGCGAGGAGCTGGACCACGGGCAGGTGGAGGACTTCCTCGCCGACTGCCACGGCATCCTGGTGCCCGGCGGGTTCGGCGTGCGCGGGACCTCCGGCATGATCAAGGCCATCCGCTACGCCCGCGAGAACCGGGTGCCGTTCTTCGGGATCTGCCTCGGCATGCAGATGGCGAGCGTCGAGTACGCCCGGCACAAGGCCGGCCTGGACGGGGCCGACTCCACGGAGTTCGAGGAGAATCCCCGCCACCGGGTGATCTTCAAGCTGAGGGAGCTCGTGGACGTGGAGGAGCTGGGCGGCACCATGCGCCTGGGCGCCTACCCCTGCGTGCTCAAGGAGGGCAGCCAGGCCGCGAAGGCCTACGGCAGCACCCTGATCTCCGAGCGCCACCGCCACCGCTACGAGTTCAACCAGGCCGAGTTCCGGGCCCCCCTGGAGCAGAACGGCCTGTCCTTCACGGGGCTCTCCCCCGACGGCACCTTCGTGGAGATCGTGGAGATCGCCGACCATCCGTACTTCCTCGGGTGCCAGTTCCATCCCGAGTTCAAGAGCAAGCCCCTGTCGCCCCACCCGCTCTTC